Genomic DNA from Mastomys coucha isolate ucsf_1 unplaced genomic scaffold, UCSF_Mcou_1 pScaffold16, whole genome shotgun sequence:
ttcctttcttccctccagagCAGTGGAGTCAATGCTACAGGCTGGGCACTCTGATGTTGTCTTGGTAGATACCATGGATGAGATGCCTAGTCTTGCTGATATCCAGCTTGCCCACTTGAAACTGAGGAACCTTTGCCTGCCTGGTGAGAATAACCTTTGGACCCTCAACCCTAACCTGGTTTACTGTTTGTGTATTATAGATCGATCCTTTAGCCCACTGATCTTTCATTTTTGTATCCTATCTTCATTGCCTGCAGACTTACCAATAACCTGTTTTCCcacaattgttttttgtttttaatttattttgaaacagtctctctatgtagtgacactgtgtagaccaggctgacctcaaattctcagatccacttgcctccctctcgtctgggattaaaggcatgcattaccacaCCCTGATacccaactttaaaaataaaactttattggcTGACTATGGGTGGGGTGGCACATACCCATTATAATCATGGCATTTGGGTAGtaaaggcaagaggattgctatAATGAgcttagggccagcctgggctatgtacaagaccctgactcaaaacaaaaatgaaaataaacagctTTATGAAATTCactttacccattttttttttttttgagacaaggtttctctgtatagtcctggctgtcctggaactcactctgtaaactaggctagcctcaaactaagaaatccacctgcctctgcctcccaagtgctgggattaaaggcatgcgctaccactgcccggccatcaCACACATTTTAACCAGACTTCTTAACCCATCTGTGTAGCTGGTCTTTACTACTTTGTgtattcttctttttcccaccctttatccttCCCCTACCTCCAGTTTCAgcccctatcactagataggaaagaaagaatagagggaagagaaagaaagagagatccctgaatctaatttctttccttttgtttcttctttgagcacaagtactaacaaactgcaaccaactcCATGAAGGACCAACCTCtaggggctctagcatttatgtaccctctgaaagtccccagaatttcaaatgtcacacaatcgcagaaactatttgcagctggcaaaactatgcctctgctagagcatgaggtgaatcataatcagctgctgtggacaatctgaagcagccccacatcccacacctgggattaaaatgaaaagacagtTTTAtacttgtgtttttaaagaaaccaaaattccaaaattgtcactacacatCTACGTACAGACCTGGATCCTGGGTTCtgatctttttgtctttcttgctCCCTCTGTGCTAGACTCATCTGTAGCTGAAGAAAAATGGCTCTCAGCCTTGGAAGGAACACGGTGGTTGGACTATGTCAGGTATGCCCAGCCTTCTTTCTAATCATGGTTAATAATTCCAAATTCTCCTTCTCCTGACTTAGGCTTCCCAATGGCCTCCCATCAATCTGCCCTGCTTCCCAAGACTGTTACTATTGTTTGAGAGGAGGAGAGGCATTTGGGAGTCTGACACTCCTCCAACACATTACTCCCTTCATCACATGCCCTTCCAGGTCTTGTCTTCGAAAAGCCAGCGACATCTCAGTATTAGTGACATCCCGTGTCCGTTCTGTAGTGCTTCAAGGTGAGGTCCTTGGGTCAGCTCCTTCCATTCCTTATCTTTGTCCTTCATGTGTTGAGATAGTGTGGAAGGGGAGCTTTCTTGTGCCCTTTTTTAATACTAGCATCTTCCTGTGGGTGCCAACTCATCCTTCAGAGCTACTCAGTCCCCTACTATAACAGTTGTCCCTAATTCCAAGCTGGTTTTAGTCCTTCTTGCTCCTTCATCAGTGGATGAAGAAGGGGCAGGGTGAGAAGGGTACTGGGGATGCTGGTTTGGGAAGTGTGGCTCTGCTTTCGCTGTGACAATGGGTGTTTCTAGAAGGTGAAGTCTATGAAGTGAATCATTTGagctttgtcttctcttttctgtgccctctcactcctgccttcccccactttcttttatgtgcccctccccctcccctatgTTTCCTCTTCTTGTTCCCTCCTGCCCTAGTTTCTTGGACCcccttctttgttcctttgtcaCCCAGAGCTTGGTGATCGTGATTTCAATGGCCTCCTCTCTTCACTCGCCCAGCTGCTTTTGGCCCCAGAAGCCCGGACATTGTTTGGTTTCCAGTCACTAGTGCAACGAGAGTGGGTGGCAGCTGGACACCCCTTTCTCACCAGGCTTGGAGAAACTGGGGCCAGTGAGGAGGTGAGGACActttaggatttttgtttgtttgtttgttggttggttttgagtgGGGTCGTTACTAAAAGAAAGAGTTTGAGAAAATGATATAGCCTAACCCACTGGATGTGATCCAAGTCTGAATGGGCTGTTGGGCTGAGTGGACACTCAGACGAGTCGGCCTTAAAGCCCTATGACTCACAATCCCTGCTTTAATCCCTGCCCTCCTCAGTGTCCTGTCTGGGTCCTTGTTCTTCCCTTTCTCAGATGCCTACAGACAGCCCAGACTGTTTTCTCTTCTCAGGCCCCagtgtttcctctcttccttgaTTGTGCCTGGCAGCTCCTCCAGCAGTTTCCGGCAGAATTTGAATTCTCCGAGTTTTTCCTTCTTGCTCTTCATGACAGCATCAGGGTTCCGGACACCCTCACCTTTCTGAGAAACACTCCCTGGGAGCGAGGGAAGAAGAGTGGACAGGTCAGTGaccccattttaattttttctagttGAGTATTTCAAAGTTTGGAATTTGTtctttgatgtgttagaacagcgggtCGAGTCAGAACATACCATATTCTAGGCTCGAACAGTTCCAcctgcaagaggtttaattgagagggtgagagggggcagtagcacggaaagagaggaaggggagagagagaaatagaggagtGTTCTCCATATATAGCTAGACCTGGAtatccatatatatccatatatccatatatatatatatatatatatacacatacacacacacacacacacatatatatatatatatatatatatatatatacacacacacacacatatatatatatatatatgattttcccCCATTGTCCTGTAGTAAGTAGTACTGAAATGGCAGACCCTGAGCTATGTGTCTAGCTttgtgtaggttctgggaattcaaacttaggtcctcactctcaatggcaagtgcttttatccaccAAACCAATCCTAAGCTCAAATCACCCATCACccttttctttgcttcctctctttTAGTTCAACTCGTATACACAAGTTTACACCCCTGAGTACTCCCCGCCCCTAGATGGAAGTCCTGCTAATTTACACCTGTCTGTCTGGGACTGGGATTTACGCTACAGCAAGGAGCAGATATCACAGTTCCTTAATCCTGGCTACCATCCGGGGCATTGCCCAGACAGCAGGTTCCCTAGACAGCAGGTAAAGTACCTACACCTCAACTCCCTTGATGCTCTCAGGTTCAAGCTACTAGATGAGAATGACAGGATATCCGAGTCCCTCAGAGAAAGATAACACTATCTTTTACAGCTGTCACTTGCAGCCTGCCTTCAGCAAGACAGATGTTCTAGAATAGCAGAGAGCGTTCTTTTGGTCTTCATCTGTTTGTCTTCTTGGTTCATGTCCATATATGACATGTTTCTCTAAAATCAACCTAATAAACCCAAAGCCCTAAAGCCTGTTGAGGGAGGTCAGAGGGAGGGGGCTGCAGTTTGTCACTGGCACAATGACAGTGGGGCAGCCAGGTATCTCTTCCCACTTTGGAGTCCAGTTGTTTTCTCAGTTGTCTGTTGACTTTTTCTCTTTTAGCTGAGCCTCATGGTTCCTGGACCTCCCAGCTCTATGTGGCTGTTCTCTAGAGGGGCCCTGACCCCCTTGAATCAGCTCTGTCCTTGGCAAGACAGCCCCTCCTTGCTGGCAGTCTCTTCTCATTGGCTCCCTCGACCTGCTAGATCCTCCGAAAGCCTAGCTGACCAGGAATGGGGGCTCCCCTCACATTGGGGAGCTTGCCCTTTACCTCCCGGGCTACTGCTGCCTGGATATCTGGGACCACAGCTCAGGTTCTGGAAACGTTGTTACCTGAGGGGAAGGCCTGAGGTCCAGGTGAGAAGGGAAGACAGACTGGATGGGGGAGAAGGCTGGAAAGGCTAAGGGCTGGAGGAACTGGGGAGGAGCATTGGGTTTATCAAACGGGATCCACTGGGATAGTAGGTAGTGGGAAAACCGCCTGCAGCTTGGATCACATAGATTCTGGAGCACTGCTGGAAGGGAAAAGAGCACTTAAGACTCTAGAAGTACCAAGGATCTTAATAGAAAACCAGCCGGGTAGTTGTGGTGCACCTTTTAATTCTAgctcttggaagacagaggcaagtggatctcttgagtttgagaccagcctggtctacagagctagtttcaggacagccaggtctacacagagaaacccctgtctggaaaaacaaaacaaataaacaaacaaacaaacaaaaaatggaactAGTAAGCTAGACTAGTAGCAATCTTCCTTTGTCCCCTTCTTTGCCTCTCCCCAGATGGGCTCCTCAGCGCTTACGATCTCTGGCCTTCAGCATGAGCTGGCTCAGCTTCAGGAACTATTAAGAAAATGGACACCAAGAATATCTCCTGAGGATCACAGCAAGAAAAGAGATCCAAATACCATTCTCTCTGAGATGGGCTGAAATGGCTCGCATTCTCAAggcagggcagagggcagggttTCTGCTGATCTTATGTCTGACCTTGGTGCTTCAACTTTGGCATTCCAGTCTGTACAGCTCACTTAGTAGGCCAGTTTCTGAAGCAGATGGTGGCGCTACCAACCTCTAGCTCTGGTTCCTGGAGCTATTTTCGTTTCTCGTGATTTGAAAAATAAGGGACAAATCCAGTTCAGAATGTAGTTGCCTTTTCCCCCCCAGGCAATTCTGTACCTTTTGGATGGCTGTCAAAACTGTATTACGAGAGACCCTTTTCATCAGTACCAACAAGGTGTCCTAGAGACCTCATTCTCAACACTACTTTGAAATCTTTTCTTAGTCGTCTGTGGGAATGAGGTGAATAAGGGAGacaccctctcctcccactgtatATTTTCATAGCAGCATTTCTATTTAAGGAGTTCATTAAAGCACAGTATTTCTACACATTGCTGGTATTTTCTTGTGTTGAATGAAGATCTCGGCGGCAAAgcggtggggggtggaggggttggAGGGGTTGGGTGTGAACTGAGAAAAGCACCCATGTTATTGTATGGAAATAAAGGATCCAAGTTAGGCATGGCTTGGCAGAAATTCACATGAAATATGGGGAAAGGGGTCCTTAGAGGCCCCCCCacaccttttttgagacaaggtctctacgTGTAAGACttcaagctagcctggaactctttctgtttttttgagtcaggtttTCTGGGCGGCcacggctgtcctggaactcattctgaagaCCTGGCTAGCCTTTAACTGCTTCTTAAAGCTTCAATACCCGCCCGTGAAACAACCCGGTTGTGTCCCAGATTTCCCAAGATTAGCGGAGCTCTTGACACTTAGGGGAGAAAATACGTCGAGCTCAAGCCTAGGCCGAGGGCGAGTCTGTACGAGCGTTGTGGACCGTCTTAATATCAGGCTGCTTCTGAGGGCAGTCCTGGCCCTGCATTTGGCGGGGCTTCGCCTAGCACACGTCTCTGCGTCACAGAGCACACAAAGCTTGGGCTAGCATTTGAAATTGCGCTTGGGGAGCAGTGTGACCCTCTAACAGTCTGGAAGCATTCAGGGCTTTAGTTAACTGTATCAAGGCGGGCTGAGCACGTCTGTTCTGCCCCGACTGCTGCAGCAGCCCCAGAGCGCTTTCCCCTTCAGAAAGACACGGATCCGACTCCTAAGATGGCCGCGATCGCTTCCGGCTCCTCCCCTGTTGCCGGCCCCGCCCAACGCGCCCACTTGGCCCGGAAGTGGAAGTAGTAACTGAGGTCAGGGGGCGGTGCTGCTGCTTAGAGACGGCGGGAGCCCTTTCGCCATGGCTGCCGGGCCGATCTCCGAACGGAATCAGGGTAATTGGGAGAGAAGAGCCCAAGAGAGGGCCAGGGTGGTGGAGGGCAGATTAGTGCCAGAAGTGTTTTCGCTTCGGTGGGAGACGAGATCCCTCTGGTGTGAGACCGACCTCTGGGCGCCTGGCTGGCCTCGAGGCCGGGTGCAGGCCGAGGCCTGGAAGAAGTGATGCTTCTAGATCCAGTCTCCTTAAGTACTCCCTCTACCAAAAAGACAAAAGTCTCCCAGAAATACAGAATCAGCAAGAATGCCAAATTAGACGTAGCAGATTTTCTAGACGGTGGAGACAGAGGGGATTTCAGGGTTTTAGttaatgtttttgatttttgccttctttttcGCTCCTGACTTTCTCCTTATCTCCTGCTTCTTCCGTTTAGATGCCACGGTGTACGTGGGAGGGCTAGACGAGAAAGTGAGTGAACCGCTGCTGTGGGAGCTCTTTCTCCAGGCAGGGCCAGTGGTCAACACCCACATGCCAAAGGATAGAGTCACTGGCCAGCACCAAGGTGAGTACCTGGTAGGAATTAGACTTGGATAGGGTTAACCGGCCCTGAAGAGGCCCAGCTCTAGTCACAGCTACTTTGGAATGAGCCAcctaaagatttctttttttccccttaagttTCAGTTCCCAGTTTCTGGACTATTTTCTCTTAGCACTTGTTACTGGAGCCGTTCTCAGTAGAAGTAAAATTATTCCTCTATCacgttcctttttttttattttcgaggCAGAGAggttctttgtgtagtcctggctgtcctggatcttgctctgtagaccaggctagtcacTAGATGGGCCTGAGTGGTGGCGATCAAAGCACGTGCTGCCACCCTGCTGTTATCTGTTGTGCTCTTTGTGTTTGGAGGCTGGTCAGTCAGTGTTTCGCATCGAATCTCTTCACTGAGTGATGGTTTTTTTCATTGGCTTCCCAGGCTATGGCTTTGTTGAATTCCTGAGTGAGGAAGATGCTGACTATGCCATTAAGATTATGAACATGATCAAACTCTATGGGAAGCCAATACGGGTGAACAAGGCCTCAGCTCACAACAAAAACCTGGATGTGGGAGCCAACATTTTCATCGGAAATCTGGACCCGGAAATTGATGAAAAGCTGCTTTACGATACTTTCAGCGCCTTTGGAGTCATCTTACAGACCCCCAAGATTATGCGGGACCCTGACACAGGCAACTCCAAGGGTTATGCCTTCATTAATTTTGCTTCATTTGATGCTTCGGATGCAGCAATTGAGGCCATGAATGGGCAGTACCTGTGTAACCGCCCTATCACTGTGTCTTATGCCTTCAAGAAGGACTCTAAGGGTGAACgccatggctcagcagctgaacGACTTCTGGCAGCCCAGAACCCACTGTCCCAGGCTGACCGCCCTCATCAGCTGTTTGCGGATGCACCCCCTCCACCCTCTGCCCCCAATCCTGTGGTTTCATCCCTGGGTTCTGGGCTTCCTCCACCAGGTACAGCTTGGAGTTCAGACTACGCCAGTGAGGCCCTTGGGAGGGAGggtcaggaggtagaagcagccCCGGAAGAGTCAGCTGCTAAGTCAGTGGGCTGTGAGGAAGGAGTGAGGGATGCTGGTGGAAGGGAAGAAGTTGGTGGGTTTCCTCTGGAAGCTGGAGGTCTGCAAGACATTCTGTCCTCAACCATTAACTGtctttcactttttaaacagGCATGCCACCTCCTGGCTCGTTCCCACCTCCAGTGCCACCTCCTGGAGCCCTCCCTCCTGGGATACCACCAGCCATGCCCCCACCACCTATGCCACCTGGGGCTGGAGGCCATGGCCCTCCAGCAGCAGGAACTCCAGGGGCTGGACATCCTGGTCACGGACATTCACATCCTCACCCATTCCCACCAGGTGGGATGCCCCATCCAGGTAAGTGTTCTGTGCTGGGAAGGAAGCTGAGCTTATGGGCGGGGCTTTGTTATTGCTTCTCCCAGTGCTTATTGTTTTGGATGGAAATGGTCCAGAGTCCTCcttttcttcagaaaacaaacagtacTTTGTATATGTTGGTGATCCCGTTTTGTctcccatttcttttattttctgaagaataGCTTGTACTTGGCAAAACTCTCAACCTCTCCTCTGCTTCCAAGGTTACCAAATCTAGaaaacatttttgcttttgtttttttgaaacaggttcactgtgtaaccctggcagtcctggaattctctctgtagaccaggctggcctcaaactcagtgtaGCATGCTGGGAGGaggccttccgagtgctgggattaaaggcgtacataTTTCTAGATTTTCTGTTAACCATAGCAACCTGGATCAGctccttttattttgtgtttgattctcttttctgtgtttatCTGTAGTGTTAAATGTAGAGGTTCTGATTTATCCTGGGTCTCTGGTCCAAGGTTCTTGGCAGGCTAGAAAAAGCTGCTGTTCAACCCACAGTTTACTTTCCTCTTCCCAACACCATCTTCTGTAGCTCTCGCTTGTAGGAGCCCAGTTCACAACTCTGGGGTTTGTCTGTTCTGTCCTCCACTTTGCATAGCAAGTCTAGCTTATGTTTTTATCATTTGTCACAAGCCAGTGCTCTAGACTGCATTTCACTTCCTGTAGTAATCTTCCTGTCACTGTGACTCAGGTTTTCTGTGTCTGATCTACTTTCACTGAGTAATTCCAGGGTATTCATAGACATTTCCTTAAAATCCTTCTGTTTCCTTTACTTAGAGAAGAAAACCTGGGCTCACTGCCAGCGCTCAGGGTTCAGGTCCTTGGTCGGCCGAGCTTATGGGCATTAGGATTACTGTTTGGTGTTCTGCACATGCCAAGCCCCCTGCTTGGAGCAGCTGACATCCACTCTCCTGTGTTCTTGAGGATTCCTTTTCTGGATGGGTGGGGTTTACAGtggagtcctggctggcctggaactctctgtagaccaggctagcttaaactcacacagatccacatgcttctgccttcctaatgctgggattaaaaccatggcaggctaaaattttctttttttttataatttagtgggatttttgtttgtgttttgttttttgttttgaaccaCAGTCTCCTATGCCCCAGACTGGTGTCAACTTTGCTGctactgatccttctgcctctaccgcTAGCATGCTGGGCAATGCAGGGATGTGCTACCAGGCCAGCTCTTCCTAAGGAGTTCTTACTGGCCTTTTAGAATTAAGCCTTTGCACGGACATATATGTTCCACCAAGTCCTGGCATACAAAAAGTCCAGAACAAAAATTCTGCTTGTTTTATACTTGTCTTGTCACCATCTCTATGCCTAAGTCAGAGAAGTAAAGTGAATGCacatttcattgtctttttttcttcacatcaaaagaaaagatatttctgATGTGCTAAATAAACTTGGAGGACGATTAGCAGCATGGCTCCTTTAGCCACTGCTGTCAGTCACCTTCAGACAAAGGTTGATTGAAAAAAATcctggaaggaaaatgaagagcgTAGAGCTGGCTGGGCTTTACTATAGGAAGGGGTAAGAGTGGTGCCATCTTGTGTCCTCTGTCACCATCATCGTTTTGCTATCTTTTCTTTGCCCTggtttccttttgtctctgtctccttgtgtgttttatttccatAGGGATGTCCCAGATGCAGCTGGCCCACCATGGCCCCCATGGCCTAGGACACCCCCATGCTGGGCCTCCAGGCTCTGGGGGGCAGCCACCACCTCGGCCACCTCCTGGAATGCCTCATCCTGGACCTCCTCCAATGGGCATGCCCCCCCGAGGGCCTCCTTTTGGATCTCCCATGGGTGAGTGGGCACTAGCCCATttcttatctttgtgtgtgtgtgtgtgagagagagagagagagacagacagacagacagacagagacagagacagagacagagagacagagagagacagagacagagaaacaagatAAAGACATGCAGACAGCCTATACCCCAGTGACTCctgctcctgccttagcttctcaagtgctagggttataggggCATGCACCATCAAGCTGTTGGTCCTGCATGTGTTCTTATCGCTTTCTTTGCCCCTCGCCCTGTCCTGTGCTCTTTCTTTGACTTCACACATTCCT
This window encodes:
- the Mtmr11 gene encoding myotubularin-related protein 11 isoform X2; translated protein: MAAKSVSSLSRVQLLHPGSQLKFIPEEVLIHGRDFRLLRVGFEAGGLAPQAFQVTMAIIQARAQSSQVQQYRGITLSRVGKSSGSRKPPIPLLETLEDWETERKKQGARGWRVSTVNERFDVATSLSGYFWVPSRILDSEVRRAFAHFHQGRGPRLSWHHPGGSDLLRCGGFYIASDPNKEDIRAVESMLQAGHSDVVLVDTMDEMPSLADIQLAHLKLRNLCLPDSSVAEEKWLSALEGTRWLDYVRSCLRKASDISVLVTSRVRSVVLQELGDRDFNGLLSSLAQLLLAPEARTLFGFQSLVQREWVAAGHPFLTRLGETGASEEAPVFPLFLDCAWQLLQQFPAEFEFSEFFLLALHDSIRVPDTLTFLRNTPWERGKKSGQFNSYTQVYTPEYSPPLDGSPANLHLSVWDWDLRYSKEQISQFLNPGYHPGHCPDSRFPRQQLSLMVPGPPSSMWLFSRGALTPLNQLCPWQDSPSLLAVSSHWLPRPARSSESLADQEWGLPSHWGACPLPPGLLLPGYLGPQLRFWKRCYLRGRPEVQMGSSALTISGLQHELAQLQELLRKWTPRISPEDHSKKRDPNTILSEMG
- the Mtmr11 gene encoding myotubularin-related protein 11 isoform X1, giving the protein MWWGGRGQSFNIAPQKEEPEMGLSGPKSNTGNRMLEPSSHQLGSCLASGCLPGEHILAWAPGRRKGPGLDLPGTLICTNCRVTFQPCGWQRSQDTPLSSEYDFALINIGRLEAVSSLSRVQLLHPGSQLKFIPEEVLIHGRDFRLLRVGFEAGGLAPQAFQVTMAIIQARAQSSQVQQYRGITLSRVGKSSGSRKPPIPLLETLEDWETERKKQGARGWRVSTVNERFDVATSLSGYFWVPSRILDSEVRRAFAHFHQGRGPRLSWHHPGGSDLLRCGGFYIASDPNKEDIRAVESMLQAGHSDVVLVDTMDEMPSLADIQLAHLKLRNLCLPDSSVAEEKWLSALEGTRWLDYVRSCLRKASDISVLVTSRVRSVVLQELGDRDFNGLLSSLAQLLLAPEARTLFGFQSLVQREWVAAGHPFLTRLGETGASEEAPVFPLFLDCAWQLLQQFPAEFEFSEFFLLALHDSIRVPDTLTFLRNTPWERGKKSGQFNSYTQVYTPEYSPPLDGSPANLHLSVWDWDLRYSKEQISQFLNPGYHPGHCPDSRFPRQQLSLMVPGPPSSMWLFSRGALTPLNQLCPWQDSPSLLAVSSHWLPRPARSSESLADQEWGLPSHWGACPLPPGLLLPGYLGPQLRFWKRCYLRGRPEVQMGSSALTISGLQHELAQLQELLRKWTPRISPEDHSKKRDPNTILSEMG
- the Sf3b4 gene encoding splicing factor 3B subunit 4, with translation MAAGPISERNQDATVYVGGLDEKVSEPLLWELFLQAGPVVNTHMPKDRVTGQHQGYGFVEFLSEEDADYAIKIMNMIKLYGKPIRVNKASAHNKNLDVGANIFIGNLDPEIDEKLLYDTFSAFGVILQTPKIMRDPDTGNSKGYAFINFASFDASDAAIEAMNGQYLCNRPITVSYAFKKDSKGERHGSAAERLLAAQNPLSQADRPHQLFADAPPPPSAPNPVVSSLGSGLPPPGMPPPGSFPPPVPPPGALPPGIPPAMPPPPMPPGAGGHGPPAAGTPGAGHPGHGHSHPHPFPPGGMPHPGMSQMQLAHHGPHGLGHPHAGPPGSGGQPPPRPPPGMPHPGPPPMGMPPRGPPFGSPMGHPGPMPPHGMRGPPPLMPPHGYTGPPRPPPYGYQRGPLPPPRPTPRPPVPPRGPLRGPLPQ